In Gemmata obscuriglobus, a single genomic region encodes these proteins:
- a CDS encoding DUF3419 family protein, whose amino-acid sequence MSHAPPNWVAEAARLPIAFAQVREDPRIDQHVVSRAGGGARVCMVASGGCTAAVLATMPGVARLHLVDASPAQLALARLKLRLLERHSVVDRLALLGHGEMRFDARREILTAELAALGYAADALGLPERVLAFGPDREGRYERCFQALNASLLNVRDELRAALALSAPDEQARRTAPDTALGQALDAALGSTLSLPNLVALFGEGATRNPVEPFSRHFARRVRHALATLPAANNPFLWQMLLDQYPAAGPADWLRLPAPAYPPEITWRQAMMADALRESPGAFDVVHLSNILDWLSPEEATATLDVAANALRPGGWVVIRQLNSTLDIPASGPMFAWDDTAELHARDRSFFYRALHIGRKR is encoded by the coding sequence ATGTCACACGCACCCCCGAACTGGGTCGCGGAAGCGGCCCGCCTGCCGATCGCGTTCGCTCAGGTGCGTGAAGACCCGCGCATCGATCAGCACGTCGTAAGCCGCGCCGGAGGCGGCGCGCGGGTGTGCATGGTTGCTTCCGGCGGCTGCACCGCGGCCGTACTCGCGACCATGCCCGGTGTCGCGCGGCTGCATCTCGTGGACGCGAGCCCGGCGCAACTCGCACTTGCACGGCTAAAATTGCGTCTGCTGGAACGGCACAGCGTTGTCGATCGGCTGGCGCTTCTGGGTCACGGAGAGATGCGGTTCGACGCCCGGCGCGAGATCCTCACCGCCGAGTTGGCCGCGCTCGGGTACGCGGCGGATGCACTCGGACTGCCCGAGCGGGTTCTGGCCTTCGGCCCGGACCGCGAAGGCCGCTACGAGCGGTGCTTTCAGGCCCTGAACGCCTCACTCTTGAACGTCCGTGACGAGCTCCGGGCCGCACTCGCGCTGTCCGCCCCTGACGAGCAGGCGCGGCGGACGGCTCCCGACACGGCACTCGGACAGGCGCTCGATGCCGCGCTCGGCTCCACCCTGAGTCTGCCGAACCTGGTCGCGCTGTTCGGTGAGGGCGCGACCCGTAACCCCGTGGAACCGTTTTCGAGACACTTCGCACGGCGCGTCCGCCACGCCCTCGCGACGCTGCCGGCCGCGAACAACCCGTTCCTCTGGCAGATGCTTCTCGACCAGTACCCGGCCGCAGGTCCTGCCGACTGGCTGCGGCTTCCGGCGCCCGCATACCCGCCCGAAATCACCTGGCGCCAAGCGATGATGGCCGACGCGCTCCGCGAATCCCCCGGCGCGTTCGACGTGGTCCACCTCTCGAACATTCTCGACTGGCTCTCACCCGAAGAAGCCACCGCAACCCTCGATGTGGCCGCGAACGCGCTGCGCCCCGGCGGTTGGGTCGTGATCCGGCAATTGAACTCGACGCTCGACATCCCGGCGTCGGGGCCGATGTTCGCCTGGGACGACACCGCCGAGTTGCACGCGCGCGACCGGAGTTTCTTCTACCGAGCCTTGCACATCGGGCGGAAGCGATGA